From Meiothermus sp. CFH 77666, one genomic window encodes:
- a CDS encoding integron integrase: MSDVSHSPKRYSPKTSPFLNEVRNVLRLKHMSRRTETSYMYYILDFIRFHGKRHPKEMGAEEIRAYLSHLATEGNVAASTQNVALSALLFLYRHVLKVNLPDIENIERARRSRRVPVVLTRNEVEAILSRASGVHHLILSLLYGTGMRLSECLSLRVKDLDFERLEITVRDGKGEKDRQTMLPRKLVAALHQQLQYAQRLHQEDLGEGFGEVELPYALARKYPNAAKEWGWQYVFPAAHRSKDPRTGRVGRHHLLEHTVQRAMKKALRAAGIHKHASVHTLRHSFATHLLESGYDIRTVQELLGHKDVKTTMIYTHVLNRGGRGVRSPLDS, from the coding sequence ATGTCGGACGTTTCCCATAGCCCAAAACGGTACTCGCCCAAAACCTCCCCCTTTCTCAATGAGGTTCGAAATGTACTTCGCCTCAAGCACATGAGCCGTCGCACCGAAACCTCGTACATGTACTACATATTAGACTTCATTCGCTTTCACGGGAAGCGCCATCCAAAAGAGATGGGCGCCGAAGAAATCCGGGCTTACCTGTCCCATCTGGCCACCGAGGGCAACGTGGCGGCCTCCACTCAAAACGTAGCCCTCTCGGCGCTGCTCTTCCTTTACCGTCATGTGCTGAAGGTTAACCTGCCCGACATCGAGAACATTGAAAGGGCCAGGCGTTCTCGGCGGGTTCCGGTCGTACTCACCCGCAACGAAGTAGAGGCGATTTTATCCCGTGCCTCGGGCGTCCACCATCTGATTTTGAGCCTCTTGTATGGAACCGGAATGCGCTTGTCCGAATGCCTGAGCCTGCGGGTGAAGGATCTGGATTTCGAGCGGCTGGAAATTACGGTTCGAGACGGCAAGGGCGAGAAGGATCGGCAAACCATGCTCCCACGCAAGCTGGTTGCGGCGCTCCACCAACAGCTCCAGTATGCCCAGCGCCTGCACCAGGAAGACCTGGGGGAGGGCTTTGGTGAGGTCGAGTTGCCCTACGCACTGGCCCGTAAATACCCCAACGCAGCCAAAGAGTGGGGCTGGCAGTATGTATTTCCTGCGGCTCATCGTTCAAAAGACCCCCGCACGGGACGGGTAGGACGGCATCATCTGCTCGAGCACACTGTGCAACGCGCCATGAAGAAAGCCCTACGCGCAGCAGGCATTCATAAGCACGCCAGCGTTCATACCCTGCGCCACAGCTTCGCTACCCATCTGCTGGAATCGGGCTACGACATCCGCACGGTACAGGAGCTATTGGGCCACAAGGATGTCAAGACCACCATGATTTACACTCACGTCTTGAATCGTGGTGGCAGGGGCGTTCGTAGCCCACTCGATTCATAG
- a CDS encoding arginase family protein — MRASELPFTGPATFFKAPHLSLSEPWQADVGFLGIPYDFAVGYRPGARFAPGALREASGRFAPGPEGYFDLETETYRFRGATLVDAGDVDPAQLEYQESFRRITEAALQLRKRVRLPVFVGGDHSITYPILRAYADLEELYVVQLDAHLDYSDSRNATRFANSSPFRRAVEDVPGLKHITVVGLRGLRTNPEAYYAARARGHTLLGARRVRENLPWVLEQLPKGKKVYLSFDADVLDPSILPGTSSPEVEGLSYSEAMAVVRRVLQQNELVGFDLVELAPNLDSSGLSTLVGARLLAEVLAVGGPEMTL; from the coding sequence ATGCGTGCAAGTGAGCTGCCTTTCACCGGCCCCGCTACCTTTTTCAAAGCCCCCCACCTTTCCCTTTCCGAGCCCTGGCAGGCCGACGTGGGCTTCCTGGGCATCCCCTACGACTTTGCGGTGGGCTACCGGCCCGGTGCCCGTTTCGCCCCCGGGGCGCTGCGGGAAGCCTCGGGCCGCTTTGCGCCGGGGCCGGAGGGCTACTTCGACCTCGAGACTGAAACCTACCGTTTCCGGGGTGCAACGCTGGTAGATGCTGGCGATGTGGACCCCGCCCAACTGGAATACCAGGAGTCCTTCCGCCGCATAACCGAGGCCGCTTTGCAGCTACGCAAACGGGTTCGGCTGCCGGTGTTTGTGGGGGGCGATCACTCGATCACCTACCCCATCCTGCGGGCCTATGCCGACCTCGAGGAGCTTTATGTGGTGCAGCTCGACGCCCACCTCGACTACTCCGACAGCCGCAACGCCACCCGCTTTGCCAACTCCTCGCCCTTCCGGCGGGCGGTGGAAGATGTGCCGGGCCTCAAGCACATCACGGTGGTCGGCCTGCGGGGTCTGCGCACCAACCCCGAAGCCTATTACGCTGCCAGGGCCAGGGGGCACACGCTCCTGGGTGCCCGGCGTGTGCGGGAGAACCTGCCCTGGGTGCTCGAGCAGTTACCCAAAGGCAAAAAGGTCTACCTGAGCTTCGATGCCGATGTGCTCGACCCCTCGATTCTGCCCGGCACCAGCAGCCCGGAGGTGGAGGGGCTCTCCTATAGTGAGGCAATGGCGGTGGTGCGGCGGGTGCTACAGCAAAACGAGCTGGTAGGCTTCGACCTGGTGGAGCTGGCGCCCAACCTGGACAGTAGCGGCCTCTCGACGCTGGTGGGGGCGCGGCTGCTGGCCGAGGTACTCGCAGTGGGGGGGCCTGAGATGACTCTATGA
- a CDS encoding phosphotransferase family protein: MTDQPTATRPGEELDLSRLQAYLLEHFPNARGNLEVLQFPRGFSNLTYLLRLGEQELVLRRPPFGANIKTAHDMGREYRILSALWPVYPRVPRPLLYCADESVLGAPFYLMERLHGVILRTEPPPGMTPALMRGVCEAALEALVELHSLDYRQAGLADLGKPEGYAERQVRGWTERYQKARTEDIPGMERAMDWLAANLPAESGAALIHNDFKYDNLILDPTNITRVLAVLDWEMATLGDPLMDLGTTLGYWAEEDDPPGLKRFGLTHLPGNLRRAELVEAYAARTGRDVSNMLFYYVFGRFKVGVIMQQIYARYLKGQTQDARFAALIGLIRETGGMIDKAIDTGEL; encoded by the coding sequence ATGACCGACCAACCCACCGCCACCCGACCTGGCGAAGAACTGGATCTTTCCCGCCTGCAAGCGTATTTGCTGGAGCACTTCCCCAACGCCAGGGGGAACCTCGAGGTCTTGCAGTTTCCCCGGGGTTTCTCCAACCTCACCTACCTGCTAAGGCTGGGCGAGCAAGAGCTGGTGCTGCGCCGCCCGCCCTTTGGGGCCAACATCAAGACCGCTCACGACATGGGCCGCGAGTACCGGATTTTGTCGGCCCTCTGGCCGGTGTACCCCAGGGTTCCCCGGCCCCTGCTCTACTGCGCCGACGAAAGCGTGCTGGGAGCACCGTTTTACCTGATGGAACGCCTCCACGGGGTGATCCTGCGCACCGAGCCTCCGCCGGGCATGACCCCTGCGCTGATGCGAGGGGTTTGCGAAGCGGCGCTGGAGGCCCTGGTCGAGCTGCACAGCCTGGATTATCGGCAAGCCGGTCTGGCCGACCTGGGCAAGCCCGAGGGCTACGCAGAGCGGCAGGTGCGGGGCTGGACGGAGCGCTACCAGAAAGCCCGCACCGAAGACATTCCCGGCATGGAGCGGGCCATGGATTGGCTGGCCGCGAACCTCCCCGCCGAATCCGGCGCGGCGCTGATCCACAACGATTTCAAGTACGACAACCTGATCCTCGATCCCACCAACATTACCCGGGTGTTGGCCGTACTGGACTGGGAAATGGCCACCCTGGGTGACCCCCTGATGGACCTGGGCACCACCCTGGGCTACTGGGCCGAGGAGGACGACCCCCCCGGCCTCAAACGCTTTGGCCTGACCCACCTGCCGGGCAACCTCCGCCGGGCCGAACTTGTCGAGGCCTACGCCGCTCGCACAGGCCGGGATGTTTCCAATATGCTTTTCTACTACGTTTTTGGACGCTTTAAGGTGGGCGTTATCATGCAGCAAATTTATGCGCGTTACCTCAAAGGCCAGACCCAGGATGCCCGCTTTGCTGCCTTGATCGGGCTGATTCGGGAAACCGGCGGCATGATTGACAAAGCCATTGACACAGGTGAGCTTTGA
- a CDS encoding acyl-CoA dehydrogenase family protein, whose product MTSQTADLVREVRAFVEQEILPLESTFLKHGFRAVLPGLQKVRQKVKAQGWWLPPLHAPEGMGLSLSAFACLSEELGRSPLGHYAFNTQAPDIGNMEVLHKHGTPEQKERFLKPLAAGEIRSSFGMTEPEYPGSNPVWMNTTAVLEGDEWVINGHKWYTTGFEGSAFCIVMCVTDPEHPNPYARASQIIVPTDTPGLEHVRKISVMGETGEDWMSHSEIRLHQVRVPKANLLGERGRGFAIAQERLGPGRIHHCMRWIGIAQRSFEMMCQYAARRELSPGKLLGSRQAIQHLIAEAKAEIHAARLMVLDAAEKVEQQGAEGARVEISVIKYFVAGVLQRVLDRAIQVHGGLGMSDDLPLSFFYRHERAARIYDGADEVHKTVVARAALKEYGLEVSL is encoded by the coding sequence ATGACCTCACAGACTGCAGATCTTGTCAGGGAAGTTCGGGCTTTTGTGGAGCAGGAAATCCTGCCCCTGGAGTCCACGTTCCTGAAGCACGGCTTCAGGGCGGTTTTGCCCGGTCTTCAAAAGGTTCGGCAGAAGGTCAAGGCCCAGGGCTGGTGGCTGCCCCCGCTGCACGCTCCAGAGGGCATGGGATTGAGCCTTTCCGCCTTCGCCTGCCTCAGCGAAGAGCTGGGCCGTAGCCCCCTGGGCCACTACGCCTTCAACACCCAGGCCCCCGATATTGGCAACATGGAAGTCTTGCACAAGCACGGCACCCCCGAGCAAAAAGAGCGCTTTCTGAAGCCCCTTGCGGCAGGCGAAATCCGCAGCTCCTTTGGCATGACCGAGCCCGAATACCCTGGCTCCAACCCGGTCTGGATGAACACCACCGCAGTGCTGGAGGGGGACGAGTGGGTCATCAATGGGCATAAGTGGTACACCACCGGCTTCGAGGGCTCGGCGTTTTGCATCGTGATGTGCGTGACCGACCCCGAACACCCCAACCCCTACGCCAGGGCCAGCCAGATTATCGTGCCAACCGACACCCCTGGCCTCGAGCACGTACGCAAAATTTCCGTGATGGGTGAAACCGGCGAGGACTGGATGAGCCACTCGGAGATTCGGCTGCACCAGGTGCGGGTACCGAAGGCAAACCTGCTAGGTGAGCGCGGCAGGGGCTTTGCCATTGCCCAGGAACGGCTGGGGCCGGGGCGCATCCACCACTGCATGCGCTGGATTGGTATTGCCCAGCGCAGCTTTGAGATGATGTGCCAGTACGCGGCCCGCCGCGAGCTTTCTCCCGGCAAGCTGCTGGGCTCGCGCCAGGCCATTCAGCACCTGATTGCCGAGGCCAAAGCCGAAATCCACGCCGCCCGGCTGATGGTGCTGGACGCTGCCGAGAAGGTGGAACAGCAGGGGGCGGAGGGGGCTCGAGTGGAAATCTCGGTGATCAAGTACTTTGTGGCGGGGGTGCTACAGCGGGTGCTGGATCGGGCCATTCAGGTGCACGGCGGCCTGGGCATGTCCGACGACCTGCCGCTCTCGTTCTTCTACCGCCACGAACGGGCCGCCCGCATCTACGATGGGGCCGACGAGGTACACAAAACCGTAGTGGCCCGGGCTGCGCTGAAGGAATACGGCCTCGAGGTTTCGCTGTAA
- a CDS encoding acyl-CoA dehydrogenase family protein, translating to MIADKKLSTKGGGWLLEKPEQIFTPEDFDDTTRMIQETVRQFVEKEYRPVAEAMEHGELEHNIPLLKKCGELGLLGVEVSEEYGGLDLPKTVSTVIAEALAGTGGFSVSYGVQTSIGLLPLVYWGTKAQKDKYLAKMVSGELIAAYCLTEPQSGSDAMGAKTRAELSEDGKHYILNGTKMWISNAGFAHLFTVFAKTKEGLTAFLVEQGTPGLRLGGEEKKMGIKASSTRQVFLEDVKVPVENVLGELGKGHKIAFNVLNVGRYKLGAGAIGGSKGALALSARYAKERVAFGQPIANFGLIQQKLAEMAARIFAGESAVYRTMGMIDEALSSLDKANAAEAVLAGIEEYAIEASIIKVLGSEVLDYVVDEGVQIHGGYGYSAEYEIERAYRDSRINRIFEGTNEINRLLIPGMLLRRATKGELPLFDAAMKLQKELLEPSFDEPEDIEMAQLEGLKKLALAVLGLAALKYGKKIEEEQEVLAVAADILIDIFAAESALLRARKLGEKVYAEMAQLYLYQALDRAQAAALSILPRLAEGDDMRLMASAARRLTKHDPTDLVELRRRIAARVLEADGYPQPKA from the coding sequence GTGATTGCAGACAAGAAACTTTCCACCAAAGGCGGCGGCTGGTTGCTGGAAAAGCCCGAGCAGATTTTCACCCCGGAAGACTTCGACGACACCACCCGCATGATTCAGGAGACGGTGCGGCAGTTTGTCGAGAAAGAGTACCGGCCTGTAGCGGAGGCCATGGAACATGGCGAACTCGAGCACAACATCCCCCTGCTCAAAAAGTGCGGTGAGCTGGGCTTGCTGGGGGTCGAGGTCTCGGAAGAGTACGGCGGCCTGGATCTGCCCAAAACGGTCAGTACGGTGATTGCCGAAGCCCTCGCGGGCACGGGTGGGTTCAGTGTGTCCTATGGCGTCCAGACCAGCATTGGCCTCCTGCCGCTGGTTTACTGGGGCACCAAGGCCCAGAAAGACAAATACCTGGCCAAAATGGTCTCGGGGGAGCTGATTGCCGCTTACTGCCTTACCGAGCCGCAGTCCGGCTCCGATGCCATGGGGGCCAAGACCCGCGCCGAGCTTTCCGAAGATGGCAAGCATTACATCCTGAACGGCACCAAGATGTGGATTTCCAACGCGGGCTTTGCCCACCTCTTCACCGTCTTTGCTAAGACCAAAGAGGGCCTCACTGCCTTCCTGGTCGAGCAAGGCACCCCCGGCCTGCGGCTGGGCGGCGAAGAAAAGAAGATGGGCATCAAGGCCTCCAGCACCCGTCAGGTCTTCCTGGAAGACGTGAAGGTGCCGGTGGAGAACGTGTTGGGCGAGCTGGGCAAGGGGCACAAAATTGCCTTCAACGTGCTCAATGTGGGGCGTTACAAGCTGGGCGCGGGGGCCATTGGAGGCTCCAAGGGGGCGCTGGCCCTTTCGGCCCGGTACGCCAAAGAGCGCGTGGCCTTCGGGCAGCCCATTGCAAACTTCGGCTTAATCCAGCAAAAGCTGGCCGAGATGGCCGCCCGCATTTTTGCCGGCGAGAGTGCGGTTTACCGGACCATGGGTATGATTGACGAGGCCCTCTCGAGTCTCGACAAAGCCAACGCCGCCGAAGCGGTGCTGGCGGGCATCGAGGAGTACGCCATCGAGGCCAGCATCATCAAGGTGCTGGGCTCGGAGGTGCTGGACTACGTGGTAGACGAGGGGGTACAGATTCACGGCGGCTATGGTTACTCAGCCGAGTACGAAATCGAGCGGGCCTACCGCGACAGCCGCATCAACCGCATCTTCGAGGGCACCAACGAGATTAACCGCCTCCTGATTCCGGGCATGTTGCTGCGCCGGGCCACGAAGGGCGAGCTGCCGCTCTTCGATGCTGCCATGAAGCTGCAAAAGGAGCTTCTGGAGCCCTCCTTTGACGAGCCTGAGGACATAGAGATGGCCCAGCTCGAGGGCCTCAAAAAGCTGGCCCTGGCGGTTCTGGGCCTGGCCGCCCTCAAGTACGGCAAGAAGATAGAAGAAGAGCAGGAAGTGCTGGCCGTGGCCGCCGACATCCTGATTGACATCTTCGCCGCCGAGAGCGCCCTGCTCAGGGCCCGCAAGCTGGGGGAGAAGGTCTACGCCGAGATGGCCCAGCTATACCTGTACCAGGCCCTCGACCGCGCCCAGGCGGCGGCGCTCTCCATCCTGCCGCGTCTGGCCGAGGGCGATGATATGCGCCTGATGGCCTCGGCGGCCCGCCGCCTGACCAAGCACGACCCCACCGACCTGGTGGAGCTGCGCCGCCGGATTGCAGCCAGGGTGCTCGAGGCCGATGGCTATCCGCAGCCCAAAGCTTAA
- a CDS encoding thiolase family protein, producing MKEAVIVSAVRSAVGRGKSDGSLASVHPIDLSATVMKAAVEKVGLDPAHLEDIQWGCAMPEASQGLNVARLSMLRAGFPVEVSAATINRFCSSGLQSVAYAAQAIMSGMNEVVLAGGVEMMSQVPMSGYHTQLHPELTEAYIGMGFTAERVAERWGVSRADQDAWALRSHQKALEAQARGAFDEQIVPVPVKKVSWKGAKKQLEEFLFAKDELPRADTSLERLAKLKPAFKEGGTVTAGNASPYSDGAAALLVMSAEKAQALGLKPLARFISFATGGVDPDIMGVGPIKAVPKALAKAGIGLDDLKLIEFNEAFAAQVLAVMGELQMNPEKVNVNGGAIALGHPLGATGAKLTTQLIHELAKRGGGLGMVTMCIGGGMGAAGVFEVYPSA from the coding sequence ATGAAAGAAGCCGTAATCGTTAGTGCAGTTCGCAGCGCGGTGGGGCGCGGCAAAAGCGATGGTTCTTTGGCCTCGGTGCACCCGATTGACCTTTCGGCCACGGTAATGAAGGCGGCAGTTGAAAAGGTGGGATTGGACCCGGCCCACCTCGAGGACATCCAGTGGGGCTGCGCCATGCCCGAAGCCAGCCAGGGCCTTAATGTGGCCCGGCTTTCGATGTTGCGGGCTGGGTTTCCGGTGGAGGTCTCGGCGGCAACCATCAACCGCTTTTGCTCCTCCGGGCTTCAGAGCGTGGCCTATGCCGCCCAGGCCATCATGTCGGGCATGAACGAGGTTGTTCTGGCCGGCGGCGTAGAGATGATGAGCCAGGTGCCCATGTCGGGCTACCATACCCAGCTCCACCCCGAGCTGACCGAGGCTTACATCGGCATGGGCTTTACCGCCGAGCGGGTGGCCGAGCGCTGGGGGGTCAGCCGCGCCGATCAGGACGCCTGGGCCCTGCGCAGCCACCAGAAGGCGCTGGAGGCCCAGGCCAGGGGCGCTTTTGACGAACAGATTGTGCCAGTTCCGGTTAAGAAGGTCTCCTGGAAAGGTGCAAAAAAGCAGCTCGAGGAGTTCCTGTTCGCCAAAGACGAACTGCCCAGGGCCGACACCAGCTTAGAACGCCTGGCCAAGCTCAAACCCGCCTTCAAGGAAGGGGGTACGGTCACGGCAGGCAACGCTTCTCCCTACTCCGACGGCGCTGCCGCGCTGCTGGTGATGAGCGCCGAGAAAGCCCAGGCGCTGGGTCTGAAGCCGCTGGCCCGCTTTATCTCCTTTGCCACGGGCGGGGTTGACCCGGACATCATGGGTGTGGGGCCCATCAAGGCGGTGCCCAAGGCTCTGGCCAAAGCCGGCATCGGCCTGGATGATCTCAAGCTCATCGAGTTCAACGAAGCCTTTGCTGCGCAGGTGTTGGCGGTGATGGGGGAGCTCCAGATGAACCCCGAGAAGGTCAACGTCAACGGAGGGGCCATTGCGCTGGGGCACCCCCTGGGTGCGACGGGCGCCAAGCTCACCACCCAGCTCATCCACGAACTCGCAAAGCGCGGGGGCGGGTTGGGGATGGTGACCATGTGCATTGGCGGCGGGATGGGCGCGGCGGGGGTTTTTGAGGTATATCCATCCGCTTGA
- a CDS encoding DUF4442 domain-containing protein has product MTLPFSRSKPESWHSRLWRWGFNLFPAYKGTGGRVIYIAPDWREVHVALPLNWRTRNYVGTLFGGSMYGAIDPIYMLMLIKNLGKGYVVWDKAATIRFRRPGRTTLFARFVLTDEELGVIRRLAHENTSTERVYPVELVDASGVVHASFEKTLYIRKTDKES; this is encoded by the coding sequence ATGACATTGCCTTTTTCAAGGTCCAAGCCCGAGTCCTGGCACAGTCGGCTGTGGCGGTGGGGCTTCAACCTTTTCCCAGCGTACAAGGGTACTGGGGGGCGGGTCATTTATATTGCCCCGGACTGGAGAGAGGTGCACGTGGCGCTGCCGCTTAACTGGCGTACCCGCAACTACGTGGGCACCTTATTTGGAGGCAGTATGTACGGGGCGATAGACCCCATCTACATGCTCATGCTCATCAAAAACCTGGGGAAAGGTTATGTGGTCTGGGATAAAGCCGCCACCATTCGCTTTCGCAGGCCTGGAAGAACCACCCTGTTTGCCCGCTTTGTGCTTACCGATGAGGAGCTTGGGGTTATTCGCCGTCTGGCGCATGAGAACACTTCTACTGAACGCGTGTACCCCGTGGAGCTCGTGGATGCTTCGGGGGTGGTACATGCCAGTTTTGAGAAAACCCTCTACATCAGAAAAACGGATAAGGAGTCGTGA
- a CDS encoding 3-hydroxyacyl-CoA dehydrogenase/enoyl-CoA hydratase family protein, with amino-acid sequence MRIKKIGVVGSGTMGGAIAALAASAGVPVVMLDIPGQEDKLELVKKGLERQLKSKPASFMDKSRAALIELGTTDELEKLKDCDWIVEVIIEKPEPKQALFARLEALGTKAIVSSNTSGIPMKTLLEGRGEAFRKRFLGTHFFAPVRYLHLLELIPTPDTDPAVLEAMRQFGERILGKGTVLCKDAPGFIANRLGVFGMTQAMRLMMSEGLTIDEVDALTGPLVGRPKSATFRTGDISGLDVLKLVSTELAHTTGEDFAMPEWVENLIAQNNLGDKTGAGFYKKVGKDIFTYDYQTGEYKPQQKLRLDEIGAIKDLPLNERLQKVGELPGKYGAFARKLFLINAHYALEKAPEIAYDIVSVDRALEWGFAWEQGPFKNMDAVGLEYLRRGFAELGLSEPELLKKAQGSFYKDGTYLGFDGQYHPIPPEEGVIRLAQVKSAGRTLLEGKEYALLDLGDGVALFENRAKMGTWGEGSIGGLHKALDWVEAQGYAGLVIGHEDPRTFSAGANLALVLMAAQEGAWDELEMATRRFQQTSMRLRRAPFPVVAAPFGLTLGGGAEFSLHSSAIQAHAELYMGLVETGVGLLPGGGGTKEMLFRFTHELSAYGSDIDLFEGVKRAFQMIMLAQTSTSALEARNMGFLRQSDGISMNRDRLIADAKRRVLFMAPDFVPQPPMKIRALGAEGLGNLRYALWQFQEAKQASEHDVLIGNHVAYVLCGGDGPAREVTEQDILDLEREGFLKLLGTKKTQERIAHTLKTGKPLRN; translated from the coding sequence ATGCGAATCAAGAAGATCGGTGTAGTGGGTTCGGGCACGATGGGTGGCGCGATAGCGGCACTGGCAGCCTCCGCAGGGGTGCCGGTGGTCATGCTGGATATACCGGGCCAGGAGGACAAACTCGAGCTGGTCAAAAAGGGCCTGGAACGCCAGCTCAAAAGCAAGCCCGCGAGCTTCATGGACAAGAGTCGGGCGGCCCTCATCGAGCTGGGCACCACCGATGAACTGGAAAAACTGAAAGACTGCGACTGGATCGTGGAGGTCATCATCGAGAAGCCCGAGCCCAAGCAGGCCCTGTTTGCGCGGCTCGAGGCCCTGGGTACCAAGGCCATCGTGAGCTCCAATACCTCCGGCATTCCCATGAAAACCCTTCTGGAGGGCCGGGGAGAGGCCTTCCGCAAGCGCTTCCTGGGCACACACTTTTTTGCCCCGGTGCGCTACCTGCACCTTTTAGAGCTGATTCCCACCCCCGACACCGACCCCGCCGTGCTGGAGGCCATGCGCCAGTTTGGCGAGCGCATCCTGGGTAAGGGCACCGTCCTCTGCAAGGACGCACCCGGCTTCATCGCCAACCGGCTGGGGGTGTTCGGCATGACCCAGGCCATGCGCCTGATGATGTCGGAGGGCCTCACCATTGACGAAGTAGATGCCCTCACCGGCCCGCTGGTAGGCCGCCCCAAGAGCGCCACCTTCCGCACCGGCGATATCTCCGGCCTGGATGTGCTGAAGCTGGTCTCCACCGAGCTGGCTCATACCACCGGCGAAGACTTCGCCATGCCCGAGTGGGTGGAAAACCTGATTGCCCAGAACAACTTGGGCGACAAGACCGGCGCAGGCTTCTACAAGAAGGTAGGGAAGGACATCTTCACCTACGACTACCAGACCGGTGAGTACAAGCCCCAGCAAAAGCTGCGCCTGGACGAGATTGGAGCCATCAAGGATCTGCCCCTGAACGAGCGGCTCCAGAAGGTGGGCGAGCTTCCCGGCAAGTATGGCGCCTTTGCCCGCAAGCTGTTCTTGATTAACGCGCACTACGCCCTCGAGAAGGCCCCGGAGATCGCATACGACATTGTCTCGGTAGACCGGGCCCTGGAGTGGGGGTTTGCCTGGGAGCAGGGGCCTTTCAAGAACATGGACGCGGTGGGCCTGGAGTATCTGCGCCGGGGCTTTGCCGAGCTGGGCCTGAGCGAGCCGGAGCTTCTCAAGAAGGCCCAGGGTAGTTTTTATAAGGACGGCACCTACCTGGGCTTCGACGGCCAGTACCACCCCATCCCGCCCGAGGAAGGGGTTATCCGGCTGGCGCAGGTCAAAAGCGCAGGCCGGACGCTGCTGGAGGGCAAGGAGTACGCCCTGCTCGACCTGGGCGATGGGGTGGCCCTCTTCGAGAACCGCGCCAAGATGGGCACCTGGGGCGAGGGCTCCATCGGTGGACTGCACAAGGCCCTGGACTGGGTGGAGGCCCAGGGCTACGCCGGGCTGGTGATTGGGCACGAAGACCCCCGCACCTTCAGCGCCGGGGCCAACCTGGCCCTGGTCTTGATGGCGGCCCAGGAAGGGGCCTGGGACGAGTTGGAAATGGCCACCCGCCGCTTCCAGCAGACCTCCATGCGTCTGCGCCGGGCCCCTTTCCCGGTGGTGGCCGCGCCTTTTGGCCTCACCCTGGGCGGTGGGGCCGAGTTCAGCCTGCACAGCAGCGCCATTCAGGCCCATGCCGAGCTGTACATGGGCCTGGTCGAGACCGGCGTGGGGTTGCTGCCCGGTGGAGGGGGCACCAAAGAGATGCTCTTCCGCTTCACCCACGAGCTTTCCGCCTATGGCTCGGACATAGACCTGTTTGAAGGGGTCAAACGGGCCTTCCAGATGATCATGCTGGCCCAGACCTCCACCAGCGCCCTCGAGGCCCGCAATATGGGCTTTTTGCGCCAAAGTGACGGCATCAGCATGAACCGCGACCGGCTGATTGCCGATGCCAAGCGGCGAGTGCTCTTCATGGCCCCCGACTTCGTGCCCCAGCCCCCCATGAAAATTCGGGCCCTGGGGGCCGAGGGTCTGGGCAACCTGCGCTATGCCCTCTGGCAGTTCCAGGAGGCCAAGCAGGCCAGTGAGCACGATGTGCTGATTGGCAACCACGTGGCCTACGTGCTCTGCGGCGGCGACGGGCCTGCCCGCGAGGTGACCGAGCAGGACATTCTGGATCTGGAGCGCGAGGGCTTCCTGAAGCTTTTGGGCACCAAGAAAACCCAGGAGCGCATCGCCCATACGCTGAAGACCGGAAAGCCCCTGCGGAACTAG
- a CDS encoding riboflavin synthase, whose product MFTGIVEQSGQISQAKTQGGNRELYIVPQRMWDDLGLGESIAVSGVCLTVVAFDKTGFSVQLSQETLAKTTPYWQEGAWVNLERALAANSRLGGHLVTGHVDGVGWVLRVEPEDGRYVVWLEAPPSLARYLVPKGSVAVDGVSLTVVDVGGPAGSRPELPSTHFSLWLIPHTLAVTTLGNWQPGRLVNLEADILAKYLERLVRLEPVEQKAGPTL is encoded by the coding sequence GTGTTTACGGGCATTGTGGAGCAGAGCGGGCAGATAAGCCAGGCCAAGACTCAAGGAGGAAATCGAGAACTCTACATCGTCCCCCAGCGAATGTGGGACGACCTGGGTCTCGGGGAGAGCATTGCGGTGAGCGGGGTCTGTCTGACCGTGGTGGCCTTCGACAAAACAGGCTTCTCGGTTCAGCTCTCGCAGGAGACCCTGGCCAAAACCACCCCCTATTGGCAGGAGGGGGCTTGGGTCAACCTGGAACGGGCCTTGGCGGCCAATAGCCGGCTGGGCGGGCACCTGGTGACCGGCCATGTGGACGGGGTAGGGTGGGTGCTCCGGGTAGAGCCGGAGGATGGGCGGTACGTGGTCTGGCTGGAGGCCCCGCCTTCCCTGGCCCGCTACCTGGTTCCCAAGGGCAGCGTAGCGGTGGACGGGGTGAGCCTTACGGTGGTGGACGTGGGGGGCCCGGCCGGAAGCCGCCCCGAGCTGCCCTCCACCCACTTCAGCCTCTGGCTCATCCCCCACACCCTGGCGGTGACCACCCTCGGGAACTGGCAGCCCGGGCGCCTGGTCAACCTCGAGGCCGACATCCTGGCCAAGTACCTAGAGCGGCTGGTTCGCCTCGAGCCAGTCGAGCAAAAGGCGGGACCAACCCTCTAG